One Nicotiana tomentosiformis chromosome 4, ASM39032v3, whole genome shotgun sequence genomic window carries:
- the LOC104099539 gene encoding CASP-like protein PIMP1: protein MSNLPQYNFDEKFSSSSNKLPLITLGARVITLVCLLVSWAVLQTSAVTLKDGDKLNYDHYRSYSYTLFAVIAGVVYSILHIPFAIYFLITKKRLISHKVFRVIEFYCDKIILCLLATGAAAMLGATMDLLRIRYENDNSKKHDFLNLMFIPPAFLLAGFVGSGISSVLSSFSLHKE, encoded by the exons ATGTCTAATTTACCACAGTATAACTTTGATGAAAAGTTTTCCTCTTCATCAAATAAACTACCATTAATTACATTAGGTGCGAGGGTGATAACCTTAGTTTGTCTTCTGGTATCATGGGCAGTGTTGCAGACAAGTGCAGTTACTTTAAAAGATGGAGACAAACTTAACTATGATCATTATCGTTCCTACAG CTATACGTTATTTGCTGTGATAGCAGGAGTTGTTTACAGTATATTGCACATTCCTTTTGCAATATATTTCCTCATAACAAAGAAGCGTTTGATAAGTCACAAGGTCTTTCGCGTGATTGAATTCTACTGTGATAAG ATTATACTTTGCCTACTAGCAACTGGAGCTGCTGCAATGTTAGGTGCAACCATGGATTTACTGAGAATTCGTTATGAAAATGACAACTCCAAAAAACATGACTTCTTGAACCTGATGTTCATTCCACCAGCATTCCTTTTGGCTGGATTTGTGGGCTCTGGAATATCTTCTGTCTTATCATCCTTTAGTCTCCATAAAGAATGA